One Rhizoctonia solani chromosome 2, complete sequence DNA segment encodes these proteins:
- a CDS encoding transcriptional corepressor LEUNIG, translated as MASSQATTSSPHPPHTAGPSTASSSTTSPTGTHSTVATTIGNRHRSWDEDKHLHLYILDYCRRRKFAETASAFEREARISPDSRPNFDAPQGLLFEWWIVFWETFNSQRSHLVPPGQGESGPVYVNVRRLFVYPSLY; from the exons ATGGCCTCGAGCCAAGCTA CCACCTCTTCTCCGCACCCGCCCCATACCGCGGGCCCCAGCACTGCGTCGTCGAGCACGACTAGTCCGACGGGCACGCACTCTACCGTAGCCACCACTATTGGCAATCGCCACCGCTCCTGGGACGAGGACAAGCA TCTGCACTTGTACATTCTCGACTACTGCCGTCGCCGCAAGTTCGCCGAGACAGCCTCGGCATTCGAGCGCGAGGCACGCATCTCTCCCGACTCCAGACCCAACTTTGACGCCCCCCAGGGACTGCTATTCGA ATGGTGGATTGTCTTTTGGGAGACATTCAACTCACAGCGCTCCCACCTTGTTCCCCCCGGCCAGGGCGAGTCGGGTCCCGTCTATGTCAATGTGCGTCGCTTGTTTGTTTACCCATCTCTCTACTGA
- a CDS encoding transcriptional corepressor LEUNIG yields the protein MARLRKLAMHEKDEQNRTRSMSMSMTGHSHPMMAGIAPSINGSGTASTMSTPAMANMPNPLAGPRPQSQASGRIPQQPGMGQPGQPGMGPGASGQPGMGPQQQGPGMPPGQMNGPPQQPGMAGPPQGMGLQGQQRPQQPGMGMPPGPMQMTPSMTHASTPHASTPSAPHISSSPSPVPTPPQTFPGGPGPGPSPQQTQFNPQFNPSQPPFSGPNGPGAGQPPFPGQPGQFQGGPGGNQQQFRPGPGQSGPPGQNGPFPSGSGPAFQPGANGPGPASQNFGPGQQGFPPGAPGSQPFQPGPGGQFSGGPSGTGFPPNARPVQGPGGMFNQTPDWAQRPPPNNNMGPGGPEQGRRPDGSWPDDGRPRPGPGGMMGQPPSKMGPNPGMLRYPPGPPQMMGMNGPQPGMGGGPQQQQMGGPQQMGGLPMGGPQPSPKEDPRSITPQQTQAGWTNEGGVNMQRRPGVAGQGGQMGPSGMPGPGPGRGFNPQGPPQGPGQQGQGQKRPVSPPPAATMSLGGSPPDPKRPRPNDPGPGALVESRTGPDGRPTSSKGGPPFQGMQQQQGNPGMNGQGPNPQQQRLQADQQYTMEMRGAILRQGGPQAPPFAKNPGQVNGAGPGQRGSRPPDAPSPASGGDSAGQPRQVMNVKGQASGSMGPPASPSLTHRNVGGVKKPESAGSSPALASSTVPNGMNNPGDRSHTPVKPSDTHSPMPVPMVRPQSAQPAMNQGPSGIPPPPPGSAPPMFPPAQSPSNGILTFDGKFGDQFDFSGGMDFPTFGNDILADMDPMFGIDSVGWTNDD from the exons ATGGCTCGCCTACGAAAACTCGCCATGCACGAAAAGGATGAACAGAACAGAACACGTTCCATGAGTATGAGCATGACTGGTCACTCTCATCCGATGATGGCCGGCATCGCCCCGAGCATCAACGGTTCGGGAACAGCCAGCACCATGTCTACTCCTGCCATGGCCAATATGCCCAATCCCTTGGCCGGCCCACGGCCTCAAAGCCAAGCGAGCGGCAGGATCCCCCAGCAGCCCGGAATGGGCCAGCCCGGTCAACCAGGCATGGGTCCCGGCGCCTCTGGTCAACCCGGCATGGGTCCCCAGCAGCAAGGCCCAGGCATGCCACCAGGCCAAATGAACGGCCCTCCCCAGCAACCTGGCATGGCCGGCCCCCCACAAGGAATGGGcctccaaggccaacagAGACCGCAACAGCCTGGAATGGGCATGCCACCAGGTCCCATGCAAATGACACCCA GTATGACACACGCATCAACACCCCACGCCTCGACGCCCTCGGCTCCACATATCTCTTCTAGCCCGTCTCCGGTCCCGACTCCACCCCAGACTTTCCCAGGCGGACCGGGTCCTGGGCCATCGCCCCAGCAAACCCAGTTTAATCCACAATTTAATCCTTCGCAACCGCCGTTTTCAGGTCCCAACGGGCCTGGTGCAGGTCAACCTCCGTTCCCAGGCCAGCCTGGCCAGTTCCAGGGCGGTCCGGGTGGTAACCAACAGCAGTTCAGGCCAGGTCCAGGACAGTCCGGTCCTCCAGGACAAAACGGACCGTTCCCCTCGGGCTCTGGTCCTGCGTTCCAGCCAGGCGCCAACGGACCAGGTCCGGCCAGTCAGAACTTTGGACCCGGCCAACAAGGCTTCCCGCCTGGAGCTCCTGGCTCTCAACCTTTCCAACCAGGTCCGGGCGGACAGTTTTCGGGTGGACCGAGCGGGACTGGCTTCCCGCCCAACGCGAGACCGGTGCAAGGTCCAGGCGGCATGTTTAACCAAACACCCGATTGGGCGCAGCGGCCTCCGCCCAACAACAACATGGGGCCCGGCGGTCCTGAACAGGGTCGACGACCGGATGGATCCTGGCCCGACGACGGACGACCGAGGCCTGGTCCGGGTGGGATGATGGGCCAGCCGCCGAGCAAGATGGGGCCGAATCCGGGCATGCTGAGGTATCCGCCCGGACCCCCGCAAATGATGGGCATGAACGGACCTCAGCCTGGGATGGGAGGAGGGCCGCAACAACAGCAGATGGGCGGGCCTCAACAGATGGGTGGTCTGCCGATGGGTGGACCCCAGCCTTCGCCGAAAGAAGATCCTCGGAGCATCACGCCACAGCAAACTCAAGCCGGATGGACGAACGAGGGTGGAGTGAATATGCAACGGCGGCCAGGTGTGGCCGGCCAGGGGGGTCAAATGGGGCC GTCTGGAATGCCGGGGCCGGGACCGGGACGAGGGTTTAATCCCCAAGGTCCGCCACAGGGGCCGGGACAGCAGGGGCAAGGACAGAAACGACCTGTGTCGCCTCCTCCGGCTGCGACCATGAGCTTGGGCGGGTCGCCGCCTGATCCTAAGCGCCCGAGACCGAACGATCCTGGACCGGGCGCCTTGGTCGAGTCGAGGACCGGGCCGGATGGGAGGCCCACTTCGTCCAAAGGTGGACCGCCGTTCCAGGGcatgcagcagcagcagggCAATCCGGGTATGAATGGCCAAGGGCCCAACCCCCAGCAACAGCGATTACAA GCCGATCAGCAATATACTATGGAGATGCGCGGCGCGATACTGAGGCAAGGAGGCCCCCAGGCGCCGCCGTTTGCAAAGAACCCGGGCCAGGTGAACGGTGCAGGTCCTGGGCAACGAGGATCGAGGCCGCCTGACGCGCCGTCTCCCGCGTCTGGTGGTGACAGCGCTGGCCAACCACGGCAGGTGATGAACGTCAAGGGCCAAGCGAGCGGCTCGATGGGTCCCCCCGCCTCCCCCAGTCTAACGCATCGTAATGTAGGAGGGGTGAAAAAGCCGGAGAGCGCGGGGAGTAGTCCGGCACTCGCGTCGAGCACGGTCCCGAATGGAATGAACAATCCCGGAGATCGAAGTCATACGCCCGTCAAGCCGTCGGATACCCACTCGCCCATGCCGGTGCCCATGGTCCGCCCGCAGAGCGCCCAACCGGCGATGAACCAAGGTCCATCGGGTATTCCCCCTCCACCACCCGGGTCGGCGCCACCTATGTTCCCTCCGGCCCAGTCCCCATCGAACGGCATCCTCACGTTTGACGGCAAGTTTGGGGACCAGTTTGATTTCTCGGGCGGGATGGATTTTCCGACCTTTGGGAATGACATTCTAGCGGACATGGACCCAATGTTCGGCATCGACAGCGTTGGTTGGACAAACGACGATTAA